The following coding sequences lie in one Microvirga sp. 17 mud 1-3 genomic window:
- a CDS encoding URC4/urg3 family protein, whose amino-acid sequence MTDQPPLSPETKAALSLLNAAAVRERSHQLLEQGLAGQLLHFTVHPERLEACAVAVVETIRQAYPSLHVPFHARWRHFSAGGHERWGAVMHGAPWTDAGEMARAAFDLAIMSVLLDAGAGAQWRYEEGRTGETFVRSEGLAVASFDMFVSGAFSSRAEDPFRVDADVLLTLTAEDLAHGFQASSDNPLVGLDGRAALLNRLGRTVATNPDIFGQHDDSRPGGLFDVIAAGADPDGRIRAPAILEAVLTYLGPIWPARIVLGGIDLGDTWRHPLVDAPDDTKGLIPFHKLSQWLSYSLIEPLEWAGYTVVEIDGLTGLPEYRNGGLFLDTGVIALKDPAEAAEAHTVDSTLVVEWRALTVALLDRIAEPIRRTLGLAQDDFPLAKVLEGGTWATGRRLAKERRSDGSPPLTIISDGTVF is encoded by the coding sequence GTGACGGATCAACCGCCATTGTCCCCCGAAACGAAAGCCGCCCTGAGCCTCCTGAACGCGGCCGCGGTGCGGGAGCGCTCGCACCAGCTCCTGGAGCAGGGTCTCGCGGGCCAGCTCCTGCATTTCACCGTCCACCCGGAACGGCTCGAGGCCTGCGCGGTCGCGGTGGTAGAGACGATCCGTCAAGCCTATCCGTCCCTCCACGTTCCCTTCCATGCCCGCTGGCGGCATTTCTCGGCGGGCGGCCACGAGCGCTGGGGTGCGGTGATGCACGGCGCCCCCTGGACGGATGCGGGGGAGATGGCCCGCGCGGCGTTCGACCTTGCCATCATGTCCGTCCTGCTCGATGCGGGCGCAGGTGCGCAATGGCGCTACGAGGAGGGACGCACGGGCGAAACCTTCGTCCGCTCCGAGGGCCTCGCGGTGGCGAGTTTCGACATGTTCGTGAGCGGCGCCTTCTCGAGCCGCGCCGAGGACCCGTTCCGGGTCGACGCGGACGTGCTCCTCACCCTCACGGCCGAGGATTTGGCCCACGGCTTCCAGGCCTCTTCGGACAACCCGCTGGTCGGCCTCGACGGGCGCGCCGCGCTCCTCAACCGCCTTGGACGGACGGTCGCGACCAATCCGGACATCTTCGGCCAGCACGACGATTCGCGCCCGGGCGGCCTATTCGATGTGATCGCGGCAGGCGCCGATCCGGACGGACGTATCCGGGCGCCGGCCATCCTGGAGGCGGTCCTGACCTATCTCGGCCCCATCTGGCCGGCCCGGATCGTGCTGGGCGGGATCGACCTCGGCGATACCTGGCGCCATCCGCTGGTCGATGCACCGGACGACACGAAGGGCCTGATCCCGTTCCACAAGCTGTCCCAGTGGCTGAGCTATTCCCTCATCGAGCCGTTGGAATGGGCGGGCTATACGGTGGTGGAGATCGACGGGCTGACCGGCCTGCCGGAATACCGTAACGGCGGCCTCTTCCTCGATACGGGCGTGATCGCCCTCAAGGACCCCGCCGAGGCCGCCGAGGCCCATACGGTCGATTCGACCCTTGTGGTGGAATGGCGCGCGCTCACGGTCGCGCTGCTCGACCGGATTGCCGAACCCATCCGCCGGACGCTAGGGTTGGCGCAGGATGATTTCCCGCTCGCGAAGGTGCTGGAAGGCGGCACCTGGGCGACGGGCCGCAGATTGGCTAAGGAACGCCGCAGCGACGGTTCGCCCCCTTTGACCATCATCAGCGACGGGACGGTGTTTTAA
- the upp gene encoding uracil phosphoribosyltransferase gives MQGVTVVDHPLVQHKLTLMREKERSTKGFRQLLNEIGMLLCYEVTRDLPVERIEIETPLTTTEGVQIAGKKLVFAPILRAGVGFLDGMLTLVPAARVAHIGLYRDPESLQAVEYYFKAPSDLADRMILVLDPMLATANSAVAAIDRLKERGAKDLRFVCLLAAPEGIEKLRGAHPDVHIWTASIDERLNDHGYIVPGLGDAGDRMYGTR, from the coding sequence ATGCAGGGCGTCACCGTAGTCGACCATCCGCTGGTGCAGCACAAGCTGACCCTCATGCGGGAAAAGGAGCGCTCGACGAAGGGCTTCCGCCAGCTCCTGAACGAGATCGGGATGCTGCTCTGCTACGAAGTGACTCGCGACCTCCCGGTGGAGCGCATCGAGATTGAAACGCCGCTCACCACCACGGAGGGAGTGCAGATCGCCGGCAAGAAGCTCGTCTTCGCACCCATCCTGCGCGCCGGCGTGGGCTTCCTCGACGGGATGCTGACCCTCGTGCCCGCGGCCCGCGTGGCGCATATCGGCCTCTATCGCGATCCGGAATCACTCCAGGCCGTCGAATATTACTTCAAGGCTCCGTCCGACCTCGCGGACCGCATGATCCTCGTGCTCGATCCCATGCTGGCAACGGCCAACTCGGCCGTCGCGGCCATCGACCGCCTGAAGGAGCGCGGCGCGAAGGACCTGCGCTTCGTCTGCCTGCTGGCGGCGCCCGAAGGCATCGAGAAGCTGCGTGGCGCGCATCCGGACGTTCATATCTGGACCGCTTCCATCGACGAGCGCCTGAACGACCATGGCTATATCGTTCCGGGCCTCGGCGACGCAGGCGACCGGATGTACGGAACGCGCTGA
- a CDS encoding 2-dehydro-3-deoxygalactonokinase codes for MAISFRASATQATGCTERAEPPVSGPISINPREHALRFIVADWGTTRFRAYLVENETILDTVSSEEGVSALKAGQHQGVFARQCGHWLQAEPQAPVLLVGMVGSREGWVEAPYAHCPAGPAEIAAAMIEVDLGNGRRGHIVPGLFCEPAPGAADVMRGEETLALGSGVTDGIVCAAGTHPKWIVMKDGRLERFATSMTGEMYALLREHSMIGRPATEPEDPRGFDLGLDAAERNNPAKGRPMGLLHLLFEARAAVVSGRMKTDLLGPYLSGLLTGDEINSALSSFPGLENVTILADSHRAELYARALARHGVAVTARPSRDALIAGLVRIVRHVPPL; via the coding sequence ATGGCTATATCGTTCCGGGCCTCGGCGACGCAGGCGACCGGATGTACGGAACGCGCTGAGCCTCCCGTCTCGGGACCGATCTCCATCAACCCACGGGAGCACGCCTTGCGCTTCATCGTCGCCGATTGGGGTACGACCCGCTTCCGCGCCTATCTCGTGGAGAACGAGACGATCCTCGACACGGTCTCGTCGGAGGAAGGCGTGTCGGCCCTCAAGGCCGGACAGCACCAGGGGGTCTTCGCCAGGCAGTGCGGGCACTGGCTCCAGGCGGAGCCACAGGCACCGGTTCTTCTGGTGGGCATGGTCGGCAGCCGCGAGGGCTGGGTCGAGGCGCCCTATGCCCATTGCCCGGCAGGGCCCGCCGAGATCGCCGCCGCCATGATCGAAGTCGACCTCGGTAACGGGCGCCGGGGGCATATTGTGCCGGGGCTGTTCTGCGAGCCGGCCCCTGGCGCCGCCGACGTGATGCGCGGCGAGGAGACGCTGGCCCTCGGCTCCGGCGTTACGGACGGGATCGTCTGCGCGGCCGGGACACACCCGAAATGGATTGTCATGAAGGACGGCCGGCTCGAGCGCTTCGCCACCTCCATGACGGGCGAGATGTACGCCCTCCTGCGCGAACACTCGATGATCGGCCGCCCGGCCACCGAACCCGAGGACCCTCGCGGGTTCGATCTCGGTCTCGATGCGGCCGAGCGCAACAATCCGGCGAAGGGCAGGCCCATGGGCCTCCTCCACCTGCTCTTCGAGGCACGGGCCGCCGTCGTGTCCGGGCGGATGAAGACGGACCTTCTCGGCCCCTACCTGTCAGGCCTTCTCACGGGAGACGAGATCAACAGCGCCCTCTCGTCCTTCCCTGGCCTGGAGAATGTGACGATCCTGGCCGATTCCCACCGGGCGGAGCTCTATGCCCGCGCCCTGGCCCGCCATGGGGTCGCGGTCACGGCCCGGCCGTCTCGCGATGCCCTGATCGCCGGCCTGGTGCGCATCGTCCGTCACGTGCCGCCCCTGTGA
- a CDS encoding M17 family metallopeptidase gives MPHPLLASSDAASLPIWLVNDKTWPEIAATLPAQALAFAKAQAFEAKAGSHCLLPDQEGKLLGVLFGLDASDAKRVDPFLPGKLATLLPEGTYRFETAAPNPALATLAWLLGTYSFDRYRKRTEKTVRLVLPKGVDGEEVTRIAQAVVTSRDLVNTPTSDLGPDGIEAAVRKLADKHGATFKSIVGDDLLAQNFPMIHAVGRASATPPRLIDLTWGKADAPKITLVGKGVAFDTGGLDIKPAASMLMMRKDMGGSAAALALADMIMGAGLPVRLRLLIPAVENSISANAFRPGDILQSRKGLTVEIGNTDAEGRLILADALALADEENPDLVVDFATLTGAARVALGPELPPFYTADDALAAEIAEEGLAVNDPVWRMPLWHPYQSQLDSKYADVNNTGGPMAGSVTAALFLSRFVSAAKAWVHFDIFAWNNATRPGRPEGGEVQAARLMYALLKKRYGS, from the coding sequence ATGCCTCATCCCCTGCTTGCCTCCTCCGACGCTGCATCCCTGCCGATCTGGCTCGTCAACGACAAGACCTGGCCCGAGATCGCCGCGACATTGCCCGCCCAAGCCCTGGCCTTCGCGAAGGCTCAGGCTTTCGAGGCCAAGGCCGGCAGCCACTGCCTCCTCCCCGACCAGGAAGGAAAGCTGCTCGGCGTGCTCTTCGGGCTCGATGCCTCGGACGCGAAGCGGGTCGACCCCTTCCTGCCCGGCAAGCTCGCGACGCTCCTTCCGGAGGGCACCTACCGGTTCGAGACGGCGGCACCGAACCCGGCCCTGGCGACCCTGGCCTGGCTTCTGGGCACCTATTCGTTCGACCGCTACCGCAAGCGCACGGAGAAGACGGTGCGCCTTGTGCTGCCGAAAGGCGTCGACGGCGAGGAGGTGACGCGGATCGCCCAGGCGGTCGTGACGAGCCGCGACCTCGTCAACACCCCGACCAGCGACCTCGGTCCCGACGGGATCGAGGCGGCAGTGCGCAAGCTCGCCGACAAGCACGGGGCTACCTTCAAGAGCATCGTGGGCGACGACCTGCTGGCCCAGAACTTTCCGATGATCCACGCGGTCGGGCGCGCTTCGGCGACCCCGCCGCGCCTCATCGACCTGACCTGGGGCAAGGCGGATGCGCCAAAAATCACCCTTGTGGGCAAGGGCGTCGCGTTCGACACGGGCGGCCTCGACATCAAGCCCGCCGCCTCCATGCTGATGATGCGCAAGGACATGGGCGGCTCCGCAGCCGCGCTGGCGCTTGCCGATATGATCATGGGTGCCGGGCTTCCGGTGCGCCTGCGGCTGCTGATCCCCGCCGTGGAGAACTCCATCTCGGCGAACGCCTTCCGCCCGGGCGACATCCTTCAAAGCCGCAAGGGCCTGACCGTCGAGATCGGCAATACGGATGCGGAGGGCCGGCTGATCCTCGCCGATGCGCTTGCCCTCGCGGACGAGGAGAACCCGGACCTCGTGGTGGATTTCGCGACGCTCACGGGCGCCGCCCGCGTAGCGCTCGGCCCCGAGCTGCCGCCCTTCTACACAGCCGACGACGCCCTTGCGGCGGAGATTGCCGAGGAAGGCCTTGCGGTGAACGACCCGGTCTGGCGCATGCCTCTCTGGCATCCCTACCAGAGCCAGCTCGATTCCAAATATGCGGACGTGAACAACACGGGCGGCCCGATGGCCGGCTCGGTCACGGCGGCCCTGTTCCTGAGCCGCTTCGTGTCCGCCGCAAAAGCCTGGGTGCATTTCGACATCTTCGCCTGGAATAACGCGACCCGCCCGGGTCGCCCCGAGGGCGGCGAAGTCCAGGCGGCGCGGCTGATGTATGCACTCCTCAAGAAGCGCTACGGTTCCTAA
- a CDS encoding MarR family transcriptional regulator codes for MAVALRAFQSLKLWHDVHLDLVHEGNDLSARQVAILLTIYLEPPPHTVRGLARKLGVTKPVITRALDTMGKLDLVSRRRDETDRRNVVIQRTVAGALAVERLGDIISARAKELPP; via the coding sequence ATGGCCGTCGCGTTGCGCGCATTCCAGTCCCTCAAGCTCTGGCACGACGTCCATCTCGACCTCGTGCATGAAGGAAACGACCTGTCGGCCCGGCAGGTCGCCATCCTGCTCACCATCTACCTTGAGCCGCCGCCGCACACGGTCCGCGGCCTCGCCCGGAAGCTCGGCGTGACCAAGCCGGTCATCACCCGGGCCCTCGACACCATGGGCAAGCTCGACCTCGTCTCCCGGCGCCGGGACGAGACCGACCGTCGCAACGTCGTCATTCAGCGCACAGTCGCTGGCGCTCTAGCAGTGGAGCGGCTAGGAGACATCATCTCGGCCCGTGCCAAGGAGCTACCTCCATGA
- a CDS encoding C40 family peptidase has protein sequence MTFDRRITPVRADLADEKLRGQVEAERFSAGTLRRVLTAATPLHRHPSPDAPVDTQAIWGEAVTVYDEHEGWAWVQLHDDGYVGYLRSEALGAPGAEPTHRVSALRTFVYPGPNLKLPHSGWLTLNSKVAVTGIEGDYAQLATGGFAYAPHLSALGTWESDYVAIAERFLHTPYLWGGKTSLGLDCSGLAQTALNAVGIAAPRDSDMQEERLGTPVPVTPGLDGLRRGDLVFWKGHVGLMADATRLIHATGYTMQVLVEPLAVAEERIRLTSYGPISSIKRLPSLGG, from the coding sequence ATGACCTTCGACCGCCGTATCACGCCCGTCCGGGCCGATCTCGCCGACGAGAAGCTGCGCGGACAGGTGGAAGCGGAGCGGTTCTCCGCCGGGACGCTCAGGCGCGTGCTCACGGCCGCCACGCCCCTCCACCGCCACCCCTCGCCCGACGCCCCGGTCGACACGCAGGCGATCTGGGGCGAGGCCGTGACGGTCTATGACGAGCATGAAGGCTGGGCCTGGGTACAGCTCCACGATGACGGCTATGTAGGCTATCTCCGGAGCGAAGCTCTTGGCGCACCGGGCGCGGAGCCGACCCACCGGGTCAGCGCCCTGCGCACCTTCGTCTATCCGGGCCCCAACCTGAAGCTGCCGCATAGCGGCTGGCTGACCTTGAATTCCAAAGTTGCCGTGACCGGCATCGAGGGCGATTACGCGCAGCTCGCGACAGGCGGCTTCGCCTATGCGCCTCACCTCTCGGCGCTCGGGACCTGGGAGAGCGACTATGTCGCGATCGCGGAGCGCTTTCTCCACACGCCCTATCTGTGGGGCGGAAAAACTAGTCTGGGCCTCGACTGTTCGGGCCTCGCCCAGACGGCCCTGAACGCAGTGGGCATTGCGGCCCCCCGTGACAGCGACATGCAGGAGGAGCGCCTGGGAACGCCCGTCCCGGTCACGCCCGGGCTCGATGGCCTTCGGCGGGGCGATCTGGTGTTCTGGAAGGGACATGTGGGGCTGATGGCGGACGCCACGCGCCTCATCCATGCCACCGGCTACACGATGCAGGTCCTCGTCGAACCCCTGGCGGTCGCGGAGGAACGCATCCGCCTCACGAGCTACGGCCCGATCAGCTCCATCAAGCGCCTGCCGTCGCTGGGCGGTTAA
- a CDS encoding glyoxylate/hydroxypyruvate reductase A, which translates to MTLLVAITWNPQPWVERFRLYLPEHPVVVLGEDFDRSRVRYVATWGPKPGSLSDLPALEAIFSLGAGVDHLMGYPNLPDVPIVRVSQDDLTNRMSEYVVMHCLMHLRDFRRYDAAQRARIWDSDRAPPTAGDVRVGVMGFGVLGQDAAHKLKMMGFDVAGWSRMPKAVEGFEVFSGDDGLERFLARTDILVSLLPLTPETRGILNRSLFAKLAQDGRLGGPVLINTGRGGLQVEADILAALDDGTLKAATLDVFEVEPLPEESGLWTHPNVTVTPHNSAVSDPDATARYIVKQIRRHEAGEPFESLVDRVRGY; encoded by the coding sequence GTGACCCTTCTCGTCGCTATCACGTGGAACCCGCAGCCCTGGGTCGAGCGGTTCAGGCTCTATCTGCCCGAGCATCCGGTCGTCGTGCTCGGCGAGGATTTCGACCGCTCCCGCGTGCGCTACGTCGCCACCTGGGGGCCGAAGCCCGGCAGCCTGTCGGACCTGCCCGCGCTCGAGGCCATTTTCTCCCTAGGGGCCGGGGTCGATCACCTGATGGGCTATCCCAATCTTCCGGACGTGCCGATCGTGCGGGTGTCGCAGGACGATCTCACCAACCGCATGAGCGAGTACGTGGTGATGCATTGCCTCATGCATCTGCGGGACTTCCGCCGCTACGATGCGGCTCAGCGCGCCCGCATCTGGGATTCCGACAGGGCGCCGCCGACTGCCGGCGATGTCCGGGTGGGCGTCATGGGTTTCGGCGTTCTGGGCCAGGACGCCGCCCACAAGCTCAAGATGATGGGCTTCGACGTGGCCGGCTGGAGCCGCATGCCGAAAGCCGTGGAAGGGTTCGAGGTCTTCTCAGGCGATGACGGGCTTGAGCGCTTCCTTGCCCGCACGGACATTCTCGTGAGCCTTCTGCCCCTCACGCCCGAGACCCGGGGCATCCTCAATCGGTCCCTCTTCGCGAAACTCGCCCAGGACGGGCGGCTCGGCGGGCCGGTCCTCATCAATACGGGACGGGGCGGGCTCCAGGTCGAAGCGGATATCCTCGCCGCTCTCGACGACGGCACCCTGAAGGCCGCGACCCTCGACGTGTTCGAGGTGGAGCCGCTGCCGGAGGAGTCCGGGCTCTGGACCCATCCCAACGTGACCGTGACGCCGCACAATTCCGCCGTGAGCGATCCGGACGCAACGGCGCGCTACATCGTGAAGCAGATCCGCCGGCACGAGGCAGGCGAACCGTTCGAGAGCCTGGTCGACCGGGTGCGCGGGTATTAA
- the deoA gene encoding thymidine phosphorylase, producing the protein MTLLPQEIIRRKRDGGTLDSEDIHAFIKGLTEGQVTEGQAASFAMAVFFRGLSVKERVALTRAMVHSGEVLTWDLPGPVLDKHSTGGVGDTISLALAPAVAACGGYVPMISGRGLGHTGGTLDKFDSIPGYVTQPDIDTFRRVTREVGCAVIGQTADLAPADKRLYAIRDVTATVESIDLITASILSKKLAAGLHGLVMDVKFGSGAFMDNPADARALAESLVLVANGAGLPTSALLTDMNEPLASAAGNAVEVAYIADYLTGRRRDARFHEVNVALCAEMLVLGKLAASTDEARSRIETAIASGKAAEIFQRMIVALGGPADFLDNPGRHLAAAPVVRPIHAEREGIVQRIATRDVGVAVVALGGGRTRPQDPIDHAVGLTDLAPVGAAVGRDRPLAMVHARSEAAAEAAERAVRAAYTLGDGAVRPGPLVLERIGAKA; encoded by the coding sequence ATGACACTTCTGCCGCAGGAAATCATCCGTCGCAAACGCGATGGAGGCACCCTCGATTCCGAGGATATCCACGCCTTCATTAAGGGCCTTACGGAAGGACAGGTCACGGAGGGGCAGGCGGCCTCCTTCGCCATGGCGGTGTTCTTCCGCGGCCTCTCGGTGAAGGAGCGGGTGGCGCTCACGCGCGCCATGGTGCATTCCGGCGAAGTGCTGACCTGGGACCTGCCCGGGCCTGTCCTCGACAAGCATTCGACGGGCGGCGTGGGCGATACCATCAGCCTTGCCCTGGCGCCTGCGGTTGCGGCCTGCGGCGGCTATGTGCCGATGATCTCGGGCCGCGGCCTCGGCCATACGGGTGGCACCCTCGACAAGTTCGACTCGATCCCCGGCTACGTGACCCAGCCGGACATCGACACCTTCAGGCGCGTCACCCGTGAGGTGGGCTGCGCCGTGATCGGCCAGACGGCGGATCTCGCGCCTGCCGACAAGCGGCTCTACGCCATTCGCGACGTGACCGCGACGGTGGAATCCATCGACCTGATCACCGCCTCGATCCTGTCGAAGAAGCTGGCGGCCGGCCTCCATGGCCTCGTCATGGACGTGAAGTTCGGCTCCGGCGCCTTCATGGACAATCCGGCCGATGCGCGCGCTCTTGCCGAGAGCCTCGTCCTCGTCGCCAATGGCGCCGGGCTGCCCACGAGCGCCCTGCTCACCGACATGAACGAGCCGCTCGCTTCCGCGGCCGGGAATGCGGTCGAGGTGGCCTATATTGCCGATTACCTGACCGGCCGCCGTCGTGACGCGCGCTTCCACGAGGTGAACGTCGCGCTCTGCGCCGAGATGCTGGTGCTGGGCAAACTTGCGGCGAGCACGGACGAGGCCCGCTCCCGGATCGAGACGGCGATTGCCTCCGGCAAGGCGGCGGAGATCTTCCAGCGCATGATTGTGGCGCTCGGTGGGCCTGCGGACTTCCTGGACAATCCTGGCCGCCACCTCGCGGCTGCTCCGGTCGTCCGCCCCATTCATGCGGAGCGCGAGGGCATCGTGCAGCGGATCGCGACCCGCGATGTCGGCGTGGCCGTCGTCGCTCTGGGCGGAGGGCGAACCCGTCCGCAGGACCCTATCGACCATGCGGTGGGCCTCACGGATCTGGCGCCGGTTGGCGCGGCGGTCGGCCGCGACCGTCCGCTCGCGATGGTCCATGCCCGCAGCGAAGCGGCCGCCGAGGCCGCGGAACGGGCCGTCCGCGCGGCCTATACTCTTGGTGACGGCGCAGTCCGTCCGGGACCCCTCGTCCTCGAACGGATCGGAGCGAAAGCGTGA
- the deoC gene encoding deoxyribose-phosphate aldolase, whose amino-acid sequence MSDASLAQRALRCLDLTDLTDTCTDQAIDALCARAQDPHGPVAAVCIWPQFVGRAREALRGSPVRIATVVNFPAGGEDVDRVTDDVREALSDGANEIDLVLPYEALRRGDRAIASEMVEVVREVVDQGRTLKVILETGMLMEPALIEEASRLAIEAGADFIKTSTGKTPVSATPEAAEIMLNVIKASGRPVGLKPSGGIRTVADAGIYLGLADRIMGPDWATPKTFRIGASSVFEALIAAIEGRAGSTAVGAY is encoded by the coding sequence ATGTCTGATGCCAGCCTCGCCCAGCGCGCCCTGCGCTGCCTCGATCTGACGGACCTGACGGATACCTGCACGGACCAGGCGATCGACGCCCTCTGCGCCAGGGCCCAGGATCCCCACGGTCCGGTGGCGGCCGTCTGCATCTGGCCGCAATTCGTGGGGCGCGCGCGGGAGGCGCTTCGGGGCTCGCCCGTGCGCATCGCGACGGTGGTCAACTTTCCGGCCGGTGGCGAGGACGTGGACCGGGTCACAGACGATGTGCGTGAGGCCCTGAGCGACGGCGCCAACGAGATCGATCTTGTCCTTCCGTACGAGGCGCTCCGCCGCGGTGATCGGGCGATCGCTTCGGAGATGGTAGAAGTGGTGCGCGAGGTCGTCGATCAGGGGCGGACCCTCAAGGTGATCCTCGAAACCGGCATGCTCATGGAGCCCGCGCTCATCGAGGAGGCAAGCCGCCTCGCCATCGAGGCGGGAGCGGATTTCATCAAGACCTCGACCGGCAAGACGCCAGTCTCCGCCACGCCGGAGGCGGCCGAAATCATGCTCAACGTCATCAAGGCATCCGGGCGCCCGGTCGGCCTGAAGCCTTCGGGCGGCATTCGCACCGTTGCGGATGCGGGGATCTATCTCGGGCTCGCCGACCGCATCATGGGGCCGGACTGGGCGACGCCCAAAACCTTCCGCATCGGTGCCAGCAGCGTCTTTGAAGCCCTGATCGCCGCCATCGAGGGGCGGGCAGGCAGCACCGCTGTCGGAGCCTATTGA
- a CDS encoding purine-nucleoside phosphorylase, protein MIHSNVQEAVAFVRANGIEGTFDAAIVLGTGLGTLVDELDEAVSLAYADIPHFPRSGVSGHAGRLVAGLLEGRRVLLFQGRAHYYETGDAGAMRVPVALVKELGIPTLVLTNAAGSVRAQIRPGSLVAINDHLNLSGANPLLRDHTESRFVSLTGAYDEGLRAALRRAADKTGIALPEGVYAWLSGPSFETPAEIRMVQTLGGDLVGMSTVPEVILARYYGLKVAAVSVVTNLAAGIEGASPSHQETKDTAAEAADRFKRLVRAFVAELSDV, encoded by the coding sequence ATGATTCATTCGAACGTTCAGGAAGCCGTCGCGTTCGTGCGCGCCAACGGCATTGAAGGCACCTTCGACGCGGCCATCGTCCTCGGTACGGGCCTCGGCACCCTCGTGGACGAGTTGGACGAGGCCGTGAGCCTTGCCTATGCGGATATTCCCCATTTTCCGAGAAGCGGCGTGTCCGGCCATGCGGGACGCCTCGTGGCCGGCCTGCTGGAGGGGAGGCGTGTCCTCCTGTTCCAGGGGCGGGCGCATTACTACGAGACGGGCGATGCAGGCGCCATGCGCGTGCCGGTCGCGCTCGTGAAGGAACTCGGGATTCCGACCCTGGTCCTGACCAATGCGGCCGGCTCGGTGAGGGCGCAGATCCGCCCCGGCAGCCTCGTGGCCATCAACGACCATCTGAACCTCTCGGGCGCCAATCCGCTCCTGCGCGACCACACCGAAAGCCGTTTCGTCTCCTTGACGGGCGCTTATGACGAGGGCCTGCGCGCAGCACTCCGCCGCGCGGCGGACAAGACCGGTATCGCGCTGCCCGAAGGCGTCTATGCCTGGCTCTCGGGCCCGAGCTTCGAGACGCCTGCGGAGATCCGCATGGTCCAGACGCTCGGTGGTGATCTCGTCGGCATGTCGACGGTGCCGGAGGTGATCCTCGCGCGCTACTATGGCCTGAAGGTCGCGGCCGTCTCGGTCGTCACCAACCTGGCGGCCGGGATCGAGGGGGCCTCTCCCTCACACCAGGAAACCAAGGATACGGCGGCGGAAGCCGCCGACCGATTCAAGCGTCTCGTGCGCGCCTTCGTTGCGGAGCTTTCCGATGTCTGA
- the cdd gene encoding cytidine deaminase, protein MVSLDELFSAARAIQERAYAPYSNFKVGAAIATPSGRVFSGCNVENAAYPVGSCAEAGAISAMIAAGESRIAAIVVMGEGENLVTPCGGCRQRIREFAQPDTPIHVAGPNGIRESFTLDALLPFSFGPDNLGIR, encoded by the coding sequence ATGGTGTCGCTCGACGAGCTCTTTTCCGCCGCCAGGGCCATCCAGGAGCGCGCCTATGCGCCCTACTCGAATTTCAAGGTAGGCGCCGCCATCGCGACGCCGAGCGGCCGGGTCTTTTCCGGCTGCAATGTCGAGAACGCGGCCTATCCGGTCGGCAGCTGCGCGGAAGCAGGCGCCATCTCGGCCATGATCGCGGCCGGCGAGAGCCGGATCGCCGCTATCGTGGTGATGGGCGAGGGGGAGAATCTTGTCACCCCCTGCGGCGGGTGCCGCCAGCGCATTCGGGAATTCGCGCAGCCCGATACGCCGATCCATGTTGCGGGACCGAACGGAATCCGCGAAAGCTTCACCCTGGATGCGCTGTTGCCGTTCTCGTTCGGGCCCGACAACCTGGGCATTCGGTAG